The stretch of DNA GCTCGGCCTCCCGCGCGACGCGCTCGACGTCACGCGGCGCTCGCTCGCGACGGTCGGCAACCTCTCGAGCGCGTCCGTCCTCCACGTCCTCGGCGAGACGCAGGAGCGCGCGATGCCGGGCGACCTCGGCGTGATGATGGCGATGGGCCCCGGCTTCTGCGCGGAGATGCTCCTCTTGGCCTGGTGAGGGCCTGGTGATCCGATGACGTCCCTCGCCGTCTACGAAGGACTGCTCGTCGCCGTCGTCGGCGAACGCCTCGTCGAGCTGGTGCTCTCGAAGCGCCACGCCGAAGCGATCCTCGCGCGCGGCGGCGTCGAGCGCGGTCAGGGGCACTACCCGTTCATGGTCGCGCTCCACACCGCGTTCCTCGCGGGCTGCGTCCTCGAGCCATGGCTCTTCGCGCGGCCGTTCGTCCCTGCGCTCGGCGTCCCGATGCTCGTGCTCGCGCTCGCGGCGCAGGGGATCCGCTGGTGGGCGATCGCGACCCTCGGCGTGCACTGGAACACGCGCGTGATCGTGCTCCCCGGCGCGCGGCGCATCGGCGGCGGGCCGTATCGCTTCTTCGCGCATCCGAACTACGTCGCGGTCGTGCTCGAGGGGATCGCGCTGCCGCTCGTGCACATGGCGTGGGTCACCGCCGCGGTCTTCACGCTCCTCAACGCGTGGCTCCTCACCGTGCGCGTCCGCGCCGAGAACGCCGCCCTCGCGACGATGAGGGCGGCGTGAGCGACGACTTCGACTTCGACGTCGTCGTCGCCGGCGGCGGACCGGCGGGGCTCGCCGCCGCGATCCACGCCGCGCACGCCGGCCTCCGCGTGCTCGTCGTCGATCCGCACGGCCCCGCGTCGATCGACAAGGCGTGTGGCGAAGGGATCATGCCGGGCGGCGTCGACGCGCTCCGGCGCCTGGGCGTGCGCCCGGAGGGGCGGCCATTCGTCGGCATTCGCTACGCGCTCGCCGCCGATCCGGCGTGCGAGGCGTTCGGGAACTTCCCGATCGGGAGCGGCCTCGGCGTGCGGCGCACGGCGCTCTCGGGCGCGCTCCTCGATCGCGCGGCGATGGCGGGCGTGCGTTTCCGCGAGGGGCGCGTCGCGGGCTTCACGCAGGAGGGGGACGAGGTCACGCTCGCGGACGGGACGCGGGCGCGCTGGCTGATCGCGGCGGACGGCCTGCGCTCTCCGATCCGTCGCGCGCTGAAGCTCTCGGCGCCGCCGCGACACGCGCCGCGGTTCGGGCTTCGCCGTCACTACGCGATGAGCCCGTGGACGATGCACGTCGAGGTGCACCTCGCGGCGGACGCGGAGGCGTACGTCACGCCGGTCGCGGACGATCTCGTCGGCGTCGCGATCCTGTTCGGCGGCGCGATCGGGGGCGCCGATCCCTCGCTCGAGCATGGAGCCGGGCGCGGCGTCGAGCTCCCGCCCGAGCACGGGGCCGGGGCGCGCTACGACGCGCTCTTGCGCCGCTTCCCCGCGCTCTCGGCGCGGCTCGCGGGGGCGGAGGCCGCGTCGGCGGTGCGCGGCGCGGGTCCGTTCGAGCAGCGTGTCTCGCGGCGCGTCGCCGGCAACGTGCTCCTCGTCGGCGACGCGGCGGGCTACCTCGATCCGCTCACGGGCGAGGGCGTCGCGCTCGGCCTCGCGACGGCGGAGGCGGCGGTCGACGCGATACGCGCCGACGATCCCGCGAGCTACGACGCGCGCTACGACGCGATCACGCATCGCTACTTCACGCTCACGTCCGCGCTCCTCGCCGTGGTCCGCCGTCCCGCGCTGCATCGCCCGCTCATCCGCGCCGCGCGCGCGTGGCCGAGCATGTTCGACCGCGTGCTCGGGGTCCTCGCGCATCTCCGCGCCGACGGGGAGACGCCGGTGGGTCCGCTCTTGCCCGAGGCGCCGTACGTCTAAACACGTCTAAACACCGATCGTGATCCGCGCGGGGCTCCTCGGCTGGGGTGCTTGGTCGCTGCCCGCGCTTCTACTAGCGGTAGCGTGCCCAGTCGATGGCGAGCTTGCGCATCTTGCCGCGGAGGGTGTGCGGGTTGAGGCCGAGGAGCGCGGCCGCGCCGGCGGGGCCTTCGATGCGTCCGCGCGTGCGCTCGAGCGCCTTGCCGATGTGCGCCCGCATCGCGTCCGCCAGCGTGGGGAAGGCGTCGGCGCGCGGGGCGACCGAGACGACGGAGGACTCGATCGCGGGCAGCGGATCGCCGAGCGCGCCCGCGAGGTCGAGGCGGAGGCCGCCGCCGAGGATGGCGGCGCGCTCGACGACGGCGGCGAGCTCGCGCACGTTGCCGGGCCACGTGTAGCGCTGGAGCGCCGCGATCTCGGCCTCGGTCGGGACGAGCGGCACGCCGGTGAGGCGGAGGCCGGAGCGCCGCGCGAAATGAGCGGCGAGGGCAGGGATGTCGTACGGCCGATCGCGGAGCGGCGGGATCCGCACCGCGAAGACGCCGATGCGGTACCAGAGGTCCTCGCGGAAGGCGCCCGCCGCGCACATCGCGCGGAGATCGCGATGGGTGGCGGTGACGATGCGCACCGAGACCTCGAGCGTCTTGCTCCCGCCGACGCGCTGGAGCGTGCCCTCCTGGAGCACGCGGAGGAGGCGCACCTGCGCCGCGAGCGGGAGCTCCGCGATCTCGTCGAGGAAGAGCGTGCCGCCGTCGGCGCGCTCGAACCAGCCCTGGCGCGAGCTCGTCGCGCCGGTGAAGCTGCCGCGCTCGTGGCCGAAGAGCTCCGAGTCGACGAGGTCCTTCGGGATCGCGCCGCAGTTGACGCGGATCATCGGCCCGCGCGCGCGCCGCGATCGAACGTGGAGGACGCGGGCGATGAGCTCCTTCCCCGATCCGGTCTCCCCTTCGAGGAGGACGGGCGCCTCCGTCGGCGCGACCTGCTCGATGCGCTCGATGACGGAGCGGAGCCCGGTCGCCGCTCCTACGACGGGATCGTCATCA from Labilithrix sp. encodes:
- a CDS encoding FAD-dependent monooxygenase, translated to MSDDFDFDVVVAGGGPAGLAAAIHAAHAGLRVLVVDPHGPASIDKACGEGIMPGGVDALRRLGVRPEGRPFVGIRYALAADPACEAFGNFPIGSGLGVRRTALSGALLDRAAMAGVRFREGRVAGFTQEGDEVTLADGTRARWLIAADGLRSPIRRALKLSAPPRHAPRFGLRRHYAMSPWTMHVEVHLAADAEAYVTPVADDLVGVAILFGGAIGGADPSLEHGAGRGVELPPEHGAGARYDALLRRFPALSARLAGAEAASAVRGAGPFEQRVSRRVAGNVLLVGDAAGYLDPLTGEGVALGLATAEAAVDAIRADDPASYDARYDAITHRYFTLTSALLAVVRRPALHRPLIRAARAWPSMFDRVLGVLAHLRADGETPVGPLLPEAPYV
- a CDS encoding sigma-54-dependent Fis family transcriptional regulator, encoding MPFRPHLAGARPAPALAAPVEIDGGAVQFDDDPVVGAATGLRSVIERIEQVAPTEAPVLLEGETGSGKELIARVLHVRSRRARGPMIRVNCGAIPKDLVDSELFGHERGSFTGATSSRQGWFERADGGTLFLDEIAELPLAAQVRLLRVLQEGTLQRVGGSKTLEVSVRIVTATHRDLRAMCAAGAFREDLWYRIGVFAVRIPPLRDRPYDIPALAAHFARRSGLRLTGVPLVPTEAEIAALQRYTWPGNVRELAAVVERAAILGGGLRLDLAGALGDPLPAIESSVVSVAPRADAFPTLADAMRAHIGKALERTRGRIEGPAGAAALLGLNPHTLRGKMRKLAIDWARYR